The following proteins are co-located in the Salvelinus namaycush isolate Seneca chromosome 31, SaNama_1.0, whole genome shotgun sequence genome:
- the LOC120025973 gene encoding vasculin-like has translation MAQHDFTPAWLNFPTAPSSAKPSQVYDKSFQSPAKCLDNHGDVSRRRHNSSDDSEPVNGRTGGIFSRKEGNGWGVRNGSEGSSSRPPLQRGGPSPRSKSKGLPEGQRGHRDDGDRRKQFEAEDFPSLHPDADRDNRDKAVATGVWEHPPNPQSRGSKMMVIKRVSREQHTPAQTCTSTPQQQQQAPSRNGTGPSLYKGPIPISVSLPVKASRSSSSSPVDKGSQPRLMMRLTRMTRSDRKSTFLKALKKDMVDEEDLYHHCKHDDGFHPQNSNVGCGDENRNRCERSVSQENGNTTTLTMRQQVLRSSTFPQQEVLSSSLEAEHRLLKEMGWQEESENDETCAPLTEDEMREFQAISEQLRKNGLRRNSFLKNGPPIDSLAVWKTSNLKMATDTTEETETSSSDTSDDDA, from the exons ATGGCGCAGCATGACTTCACTCCAGCCTGGCTTAACTTTCCCACAGCACCCTCATCAGCCAAG CCCTCTCAGGTCTATGACAAGTCTTTCCAGTCTCCTGCCAAATGTCTGGACAACCACGGGGATGTGAGTCGCAGACGCCACAACTCATCAGACGACTCAGAGCCTGTCAACGGACGCACTGGCG GAATCTTCTCTAGGAAGGAGGGGAACGGATGGGGGGTCCGGAACGGCAGCGAGGGCTCCAGCTCACGCCCTCCCCTCCAGCGTGGCGGGCCCTCTCCTCGCTCCAAGAGCAAAGGCCTGCCCGAGGGCCAGCGAGGCCACAGGGACGATGGGGACAGACGCAAACAGTTTGAAGCTGAAGACTTT CCATCACTCCATCCTGATGCGGACCGAGACAACCGTGACAAAGCTGTTGCCACTGGAGTATGGG AACACCCACCCAACCCTCAATCCAGGGGCTCGAAAATGATGGTGATCAAGCGCGTCTCCAGGGAGCAGCACACACCAGCACAGACATGCACGTCCacgcctcaacaacaacaacaagcccCTTCCCGCAACGGCACTGGCCCCTCCCTCTACAAGGGCCCCATCCCCATATCTGTCAGTCTTCCAGTCAAG GCGAGTCGCTCCAGCTCGTCGTCCCCGGTGGACAAGGGCAGTCAGCCGCGGCTCATGATGCGTCTGACACGCATGACACGCTCAGACCGCAAGAGCACCTTCCTCAAAGCCCTCAAAAAGGACATGGTGGACGAGGAGGACCTCTATCACCACTGCAAG CATGACGATGGTTTCCATCCGCAGAACAGCAACGTGGGCTGCGGGGACGAGAACCGTAACCGTTGCGAGCGAAGTGTCTCGCAGGAGAACGGCAACACAACCACACTAACAATGAGGCAGCAAGTGCTGCGCTCCTCCACCTTCCCCCAGCAGGAGGTGCTATCCAGCTCTTTGGAGGCAGAGCACAG GTTATTGAAAGAGATGGGTTGGCAGGAGGAGAGTGAGAACGACGAGACGTGTGCCCCTCTGACGGAGGATGAGATGAGGGAGTTCCAGGCCATCAGTGAACAG CTGCGGAAGAATGGTCTGAGGAGAAACAGCTTCCTGAAAAACGGCCCTCCCATCGACTCCCTGGCCGTGTGGAAGACCAGCAACCTCAAAATGGCCACCGACACCACGGAGGAGACGGAGACCAGCAGCAGCGACACCTCGGACGACGATGCCTAA